The following proteins come from a genomic window of Flavobacterium crocinum:
- a CDS encoding C40 family peptidase, with product MFGICNLAIVPVRAEASDRSEIVTQLLFGEHIEILERHNQWAKIKIQFDDYVGWVDSKQYQEITKEQFDLLSKESIILNADLIDYITAPNNLLLPIPLGASLSFLNNSEINTSNFDFEGTKTSGIKPKSALIKTAFMYLNAPYLWGGKTPFGIDCSGFTQMVYKLNGYKIHRDASQQALEGDPLSFIEECEPGDLAFFDNDEGNITHVGIIMENNYIIHASGKVRIDRLDHTGIYNPELNKHTHKLRVIKKII from the coding sequence ATGTTTGGAATTTGCAATCTTGCCATAGTACCCGTTCGAGCTGAAGCTAGTGACAGAAGTGAAATCGTAACACAGCTTTTATTTGGCGAACATATCGAAATTTTAGAACGCCATAATCAATGGGCTAAAATAAAAATTCAGTTTGACGACTACGTTGGCTGGGTCGATTCTAAACAATATCAGGAAATTACAAAAGAGCAATTCGATCTTTTGAGCAAAGAGTCAATTATCTTAAATGCTGATTTAATTGATTATATCACAGCACCAAATAATCTCTTGCTTCCTATTCCACTTGGAGCTTCCTTATCTTTTTTAAACAATAGCGAAATCAATACTTCTAATTTTGATTTTGAAGGAACCAAAACCAGTGGTATAAAACCCAAAAGCGCCTTAATCAAAACCGCTTTTATGTATTTAAACGCTCCGTATTTATGGGGTGGAAAAACGCCTTTTGGAATTGATTGCTCTGGTTTTACCCAAATGGTTTACAAACTAAACGGCTACAAAATCCATCGTGATGCTTCTCAGCAAGCACTTGAAGGCGACCCTTTGAGTTTTATTGAAGAATGCGAACCAGGTGATTTGGCTTTCTTCGACAATGATGAAGGAAATATTACCCATGTCGGCATCATTATGGAAAACAACTACATCATTCACGCAAGTGGAAAAGTACGTATTGATCGTTTAGATCATACCGGAATTTACAATCCGGAATTAAACAAACACACTCATAAACTTCGTGTAATCA
- a CDS encoding Fic family protein — translation MESLILKYKSLGITDVLHYEKFNLISISHHSTKIEGSTLTELETQILLDDGLTPKGKPLNDTLMVTDHFKALHFIIDMAKSKTPVSVELVKEINSYVMKSTGGVYNTILGEVDASKGMFRKGNVTAGVSYFPNYDKVERLTNDLVKFISDKMKENLTIDEKLYLSFDAHFNLVSIHPFYDGNGRTSRLFMNYIQAFYDLPLAIVNSEDKQEYIQALIDTRKEDNIQIFRDFMKDQYEKYLSNEIKKFEDGFSSKTNRGFSFLF, via the coding sequence ATGGAATCTCTGATCTTAAAATATAAAAGTTTAGGAATTACTGATGTATTGCATTATGAGAAATTCAATTTGATTTCTATAAGCCACCATTCTACAAAAATTGAAGGATCAACTTTGACAGAATTGGAGACTCAAATTTTATTAGATGACGGTTTAACGCCAAAAGGGAAGCCCCTTAATGATACTTTGATGGTAACAGATCATTTTAAAGCACTTCATTTTATTATTGATATGGCAAAAAGTAAGACTCCTGTTAGTGTTGAGTTAGTTAAGGAAATTAACTCTTATGTTATGAAAAGCACGGGAGGTGTCTATAATACTATTTTAGGAGAAGTTGATGCTAGTAAAGGAATGTTTAGAAAAGGGAATGTTACAGCAGGAGTTTCTTATTTTCCAAATTATGATAAGGTCGAAAGACTTACCAATGACTTGGTTAAATTTATAAGTGATAAAATGAAAGAGAATTTGACAATTGATGAAAAGCTGTATTTGTCATTTGATGCGCATTTTAATCTTGTGAGTATTCATCCGTTTTATGATGGTAATGGAAGAACCTCCAGATTGTTTATGAATTATATTCAGGCATTTTATGATCTTCCTTTAGCAATTGTTAATAGTGAAGATAAACAAGAATATATTCAGGCTTTAATAGATACCAGAAAAGAAGATAATATTCAAATTTTTAGGGATTTTATGAAAGATCAATATGAAAAATATTTGTCAAACGAAATCAAAAAATTTGAAGATGGCTTTTCATCCAAAACGAATAGAGGATTTAGTTTTTTGTTTTGA
- a CDS encoding acetyl-CoA C-acyltransferase, giving the protein MNKRVVIVSAVRTPIGSFMGGLSTVPAPKLGAAAIKGALSKINLDPKLVDEVFMGNVIQAGVGQAPARQAARFAGLSDEVAATTVNKVCASGMKAVMFAAQAIACGDAEIVVAGGMESMSLIPHYVQMRAGNKFGPATMLDGMQKDGLTDAYDNNAMGVCADLCATEYKITREEQDAFAIQSYERSAKAWDAGKFDNEVVPVEVPQRRGEPIIFSKDEEYTNVKLDKIPSLAPVFTKDGTVTAANASTINDGAAALVLMSEEKANALGLKPIAYIKGFADAAQEPKWFTTSPAKALPKALDKAGISISDVDFFEFNEAFSVVGLANAKILNLDNDKVNVNGGAVSLGHPLGASGARIIVTLLNVLEQNNAKTGAAAICNGGGGASAIVIERA; this is encoded by the coding sequence ATGAACAAAAGAGTTGTTATCGTTTCTGCCGTTAGAACACCTATCGGAAGTTTCATGGGCGGGTTATCTACTGTACCTGCACCAAAACTAGGCGCTGCTGCTATAAAAGGAGCCCTTTCAAAAATTAACCTTGACCCAAAATTAGTCGATGAAGTTTTCATGGGGAATGTAATTCAGGCAGGAGTTGGACAAGCTCCGGCAAGACAAGCTGCTCGTTTTGCAGGATTATCAGACGAAGTTGCTGCGACAACAGTAAACAAAGTTTGTGCTTCCGGAATGAAAGCGGTTATGTTCGCTGCCCAGGCAATCGCATGTGGTGACGCTGAAATTGTAGTAGCGGGCGGAATGGAAAGCATGAGTTTGATTCCACATTATGTACAAATGCGTGCCGGAAACAAATTTGGCCCGGCAACAATGTTGGACGGAATGCAGAAAGATGGTTTGACAGATGCTTACGACAACAACGCAATGGGAGTTTGCGCTGATTTGTGTGCAACTGAATACAAAATTACTCGTGAAGAGCAAGACGCTTTTGCCATCCAATCTTATGAAAGAAGTGCAAAAGCCTGGGATGCTGGAAAATTCGATAATGAGGTTGTTCCTGTTGAAGTGCCTCAAAGACGCGGAGAACCTATTATATTTTCTAAAGACGAAGAATATACTAATGTGAAATTAGATAAGATTCCATCTTTAGCACCAGTTTTCACAAAAGACGGAACTGTAACTGCAGCAAATGCTTCTACAATTAATGACGGAGCTGCGGCTTTGGTTTTAATGTCTGAAGAAAAAGCAAATGCTTTAGGTTTAAAACCTATAGCTTACATAAAAGGTTTTGCAGATGCTGCACAGGAACCAAAATGGTTCACAACAAGTCCGGCAAAAGCATTACCAAAAGCATTAGACAAAGCTGGAATCTCAATTTCTGATGTTGATTTCTTCGAATTTAACGAAGCTTTCTCTGTTGTTGGATTAGCCAATGCAAAAATCTTAAACTTAGATAACGACAAAGTAAACGTAAACGGTGGCGCTGTTTCTTTAGGACATCCTCTTGGAGCTTCTGGGGCACGTATCATTGTAACTTTACTGAATGTTTTAGAACAAAATAATGCAAAAACCGGAGCTGCTGCAATTTGCAACGGAGGCGGAGGCGCATCAGCAATTGTTATCGAAAGAGCTTAA
- a CDS encoding FecR family protein, which translates to MKKEIFLQLAKKYEEGTCTPEEKIAVESFFDKMQKQSLDMELSDEKGDVILDKIFLELKVKPKKYTIRKALKIAAILVVGLSIAFTAAQFIFKPEVITQITAKGEKKEIFLKDGSVIVLNSNSSITYPEEFETTRNITLVGQAYFKVFRDVKRPFIVQTHDVKVRVLGTSFDINSYNHHNTKVSVISGKVEVSSPTGKKVQITKNQQADLIKNSDLQISTENSEDKIAWISNTIMLKNTKLSETVKIIENWYNVDITIEDQDLNNLTISGKFKDEKLENVLESIAYLKQLKINYTTKNHITIRKKTP; encoded by the coding sequence TTGAAAAAAGAAATCTTTTTGCAATTAGCAAAAAAATACGAAGAAGGTACCTGCACACCTGAAGAAAAAATCGCCGTTGAATCATTTTTTGATAAGATGCAGAAGCAATCATTAGACATGGAATTATCTGATGAAAAAGGGGATGTAATTCTAGATAAGATATTTTTAGAATTAAAGGTAAAACCAAAAAAATATACTATTCGAAAAGCGTTGAAAATTGCGGCAATTTTAGTTGTCGGACTTTCGATTGCATTTACTGCAGCTCAATTTATTTTTAAACCTGAAGTAATAACTCAAATTACAGCTAAAGGAGAAAAGAAAGAAATTTTCCTTAAAGACGGAAGTGTTATTGTCTTAAACTCAAACAGCAGCATTACTTATCCGGAAGAATTTGAAACTACAAGAAATATTACACTTGTTGGACAGGCTTATTTTAAAGTTTTCAGAGATGTAAAACGACCTTTTATAGTTCAAACACATGATGTAAAAGTGAGAGTTTTGGGAACTTCATTCGACATTAATTCTTATAACCATCATAATACTAAAGTAAGTGTGATTAGTGGTAAAGTAGAAGTGAGTTCGCCAACCGGAAAAAAAGTGCAGATTACTAAAAATCAACAAGCCGATTTGATAAAGAATTCAGATCTGCAGATTTCTACAGAAAACAGCGAAGATAAAATCGCCTGGATCAGTAATACTATTATGCTTAAAAATACCAAGCTTTCAGAAACCGTTAAAATTATTGAAAACTGGTACAATGTAGATATTACAATTGAAGATCAAGATTTAAACAACCTTACAATTTCCGGAAAGTTTAAAGATGAAAAACTGGAAAATGTATTGGAAAGTATTGCCTATTTAAAACAGCTGAAAATAAATTACACAACTAAAAACCATATCACTATAAGAAAAAAGACACCTTAA
- a CDS encoding RNA polymerase sigma-70 factor produces the protein MEKDLLKMTDDELQKLIFEGNDAAFSIIFNRYWKKLYSYAFKIYKDEAICEDIVQEIFISLWKNASNTVILNLEAYLLRAVKYKIANQIRNLKFDQQHIKILDSIPDPGFTVNDLEYIDLEKNINDQINKLTPKCREVFLLSRMDHFTNAEIAVKLNLSIHTVEKHISNALKQLRLNNTSYNYLLFYWAAFFYVN, from the coding sequence ATGGAAAAAGATCTTTTGAAAATGACTGACGACGAACTTCAGAAATTAATTTTTGAAGGGAATGATGCTGCATTTTCAATTATTTTTAACCGTTATTGGAAAAAGCTTTATTCATATGCTTTTAAAATTTATAAAGATGAAGCGATCTGCGAAGATATCGTTCAGGAAATCTTTATAAGTCTTTGGAAAAACGCATCCAACACTGTAATCTTAAACCTTGAAGCTTATCTTCTTAGAGCAGTAAAATATAAGATTGCCAATCAAATCAGAAACCTGAAATTCGACCAGCAGCATATTAAAATATTAGATAGCATTCCAGATCCTGGCTTTACTGTAAACGATTTGGAATATATTGATTTAGAGAAAAATATCAACGATCAGATCAATAAGTTAACTCCTAAATGCAGAGAGGTTTTCCTGCTCAGCCGAATGGATCATTTTACAAATGCCGAAATTGCGGTAAAACTCAATTTGTCAATTCACACTGTTGAGAAACATATCAGCAATGCTCTAAAGCAGCTTCGCTTAAACAACACTTCTTATAATTATCTTCTTTTTTACTGGGCGGCGTTCTTTTATGTTAACTAA